Sequence from the Mauremys mutica isolate MM-2020 ecotype Southern chromosome 2, ASM2049712v1, whole genome shotgun sequence genome:
gcatttagggattaataacaagaattttagttataaattggggacgcatcagttggaagtaacagaggaggagaaggacctcggaataTTGGTTGATTACAGGAAGaatatgagccgccaatgtgatatggccgttaaaaaagctaatgtggtcttgggatgcatcaggcgaggtatttccagcaaagataaggaggtgttagtaccgttatccaaggcactggtgagacctcatctggaatattgtgtgcagttctggtctcccatgtttaagaaggatgaattcaaactggaacaggtacaaagaagggctactaggatgatccgaggaatggaaaacctgtcttatgcaaggagactcaaagagcttggcttgtttagcctaaccaaaaggaggctgaggggagatctgattgctctctataaatatatcagagggataaataccagggagggagaggaattatttaagcttagtaccaatgtggacacaagaacaaatggatataaactggacactagaaagtttagacttgaaattagacgaaggtttctaaccattagaggagtgaagttctggaacagcctttcaaggggagtagtgggggaaaagacatatctggcttcaagactaaacttgataagtttatggaggggatggtatgatgtgattgccaaattaattgccagatGTAGGctattgatctttgattattagcaggtaaatatgcccagtggtctgtgatgggatgttagatgggttgggatctgagttactacagagaattctttcctgcgtgctggctggtgagtcttgcccacatgctcagggtttaactgatcaccatatttggggtcgggaaggaattttcctccagggcagattggcagaggccctggaggtttttcgccttcctccgcagtatggggcacgggtcacttgccggaggattctttgcaccttgaggtctttaaaccatgatttgaggacttcagtaactcagacataggttaggggtttgttacggGCATaggtgggtaagattctgtggcctgcactgtgcaggaagtcagactagatgatcataatgggcccttctgaccttaacatcTATGAGTCTATATTACATTGCATTcccctaaatcccactgaagctgatggcaagagctgcagaatcaggctctgaCTTTTCTATTTATTAAAGACAAAATACCCTTCCCTCACCCATATTTGAAATAACTGACCTTGTTGGATAACCCTGTGGCTGTGATAAGTGAGTGTCCCAGGCAGACAAAGGATAAGCTATtaatgtgtaacccttctgccgggccgaaacaatagcagcaagggccgggttcaatacataggggtcccttccccacaacataatgcaaaaccagctcgagcccccacccagtgacctgggaaaatcttacacacacccctgggcgcctcgaggaggcaatacttcccctctcgcaagcacagagtcttgtgtagcagaaaaggtttaatacatgataaacaacaagcattaaattgggaaaatacctcagctagagttcatgggtcaaaccgtgagcaaagacccaccccagcaaattgtgccatgtccttctctcagggcccttgagtccagcaacccccaaatcacccacagtcccaaaagtcccaccatCCAAAAGTCTTGGTCCCggatcagtgcagccccagagttcaagagtctctctgcagaggtccccctccacggcctgggtagaaaggggcaccttacgtgggttcggggccaactgccctgcctcgtcatggggttctgcttccactagtcgtccccgcaaacagctcagctccgcttgctctgtgggctgctccgctctgccagctgctctggtccaccagctgtcctgggagccactccagccgtcctcacgagctgcttggctccactcacccagtggctgcacaaactgctccactccgctctgccagctgctctgctccacggtatggCTTCatgctcccccactcataagcacagtactcagtgctctcagctcagcaagtccagctcttcagtgatttcagctcttagtgagtccagctcatagtaggggagccccagtgagttcagctcagtaacctgtatctagattcttaagggaatcaaaaattaactctaacattccacagtggagagaggcacaggtggaactggtgcttctggctcacacaagaagcctacaccacccagtacagatctctgtccccagcctctcttctttcaatgggttttggaactcatgtgccccatctagcaagtgctatccagctgacaatgaaaccccccatcacaagacaatttcgtagttccccatttacccaatcggggtgacaacatttcattcctcctgccccaataacaacgaaattggggctcccacagctgtgaaaacaaccatcccatactgctttgcggtatgctaagtggggtgggagtgcccatgcaaataactgaaatgctaatgcgaatactggAACCCgccactctgcactccccataatctaccaccagatgtcagggtagagcaaCAACCATCCCatactgctttgcggtatgctaagtggggtgggagtgcccatgcaaataactgaaatgctaatgcgaatactggaacctgccactctgcactccccataatctaccaccagatgtcagggtagagctcatcctgactctgcttacaaatgCAAAAAGGAACCAGGGTTTTAACATTAAACAGTTAAATGTGGCCTGGGATCTCATGTCAGTTTATCACTGGCAACCCCATTGTAACAACCACCATTAACATATCTTTAACCTTTTCCTAAAGACACAGGCAACAAAAGGAAAAGAGTTAACAGCTCTGAAATGTAAAGGATTAAGTAAGACTTCCATTCTGACCACATTCCTGATTCCCTTTAGCTGTAGAGAGCTTCACAGAGTGGGGAATTCTTGCCTGACAGTCTCTCAGGTGGCATTAAAGACAGACTTGACTGCACCTCTTTTGGGaaaaaagaaatactttgttcAGATGCTCTGAAGTAGCTGCTGTGGTTGCTGAATTCCAGTTCTGTGTCCTTGagaacaaaacaagacaaacacacacacaagaggaTAGAAAAGAACAGAGCAGCGAGAAAATGCAGCTGCTGTCAGAGGTGCTGACTTTCCCTTGCCACCTTGCTGCTGATGCAACACAGCTCCCACCCACGCTCTGATTTGCCATTCGGAGACCTGGCAAATCGGTACCAGATTTGGGCTCTTTAAGGCTTTGCTTAATATATATACTGGGCCTGATTGTTCCcttgtgtgacgaagtgggggagtTTCTTGTTTTTCCTTGTTTCATATGGGGGATTTTCTTGGTTTTCctatggtttgcatgcagagggggtgggactcagtttccctaggTGCTAAGGGTTTAACgaggtgatgggagagggagtttgttgttacagaggaccagcaAAGGAACTTGGGACCCCAACCACTGGCGTGGAGACTGGAGACCCCAGTGattggtgacctggtgacccagaggccctgctcaggagtcacagccggttctggacagtgggaggacaatgggctgcaaagagaggagaggaggcccaggtgaccctgtttacgaccctgttttatgctggctgagtcactccagtctagagaacagggttgcattatCCCCTTcggggggtggaggcagggccgcccagcggattccgggggcctggggtcttcggcagcggggggcccttctgttccgggacccgctgccgaagtgccccgaagacccgcggcgaggGGTatcaccgaattaccgccgaagcggaacCCGCAgccgaagttcagctcagtcttcggcggtaattcggcggtggggggcccccgccgcgggtcttcagggcactttgccGGCGGGTCCTGGatcggaagggcccccccgccaccgaattatcaccaaagaccgagctgaacttcggcggcgggtcccgcttcggcggtaattcacttgtgggggtccttctgccccggagtggaaggaccccccgctggcgaagaccgggagcggaagaagctcctgcgcccggccccgcaagagttttctgggccccccagagtgagtgaaggaccccgctccagggaccccgaaaacctctcgtgggggccccggcaggacccggggcctggagcaaattgcccctcttgcccccccctctgggcggccctgggtggaggccctgggggtccagagtgaggggactccctgagggggcccatagTGAGAAAtaggtgtgctaaggctcagagaggtgcggctccaggaggtggaggggcctgaccccgagagagagtggcccccgggaagggctgtctcactgaaaggggcaccccccacggaccacacagggccaagagtgggcacgatctgtgattCCGTGACACCTTGCAATAGTTTTActtaggagtaactccactgacttcaactgagtTGCTTTAGTTTCCAGGAGTGGGAGAAAAGACGGGTTCAGTGTGACCTTCCTTTTGGCTGCGATTACTTATTTCTTGTCATCTTGTTTACAGCTCACTTAAACCACCAACCGGGAGAGAGCTCGGGtattacaaaaaagaaaagaaaagtgttgtCCCCGCTAGCACCTGACTTTACACTGGTACAGTTCCAATCTGGGCAGTGACAATCTGGGCACTCGTACAGACAGAACATACGTTTCTAACCCTAATCTGAGACGTTTACACGTGAACATTCGATAGTGAAGCAATTTCCTCCCAAGAGTCAAATtagcatttttgttgtttttataaaatgtttttccCCAGATtgaaggggccagattctgctgtcagtgacactggaataaactgaagTCAGCGCAATAAAAGTGGGTaagtcagaggagaatcaggcttattgaatcttaaaagaaaatgttattcAAACAAGAAGAAATACCAATCTTGAATCACGGCTAAACTACAATCTTTGGTTAAACTGGTGATTTCTTTTTCATGTGTAAGCTGCagttaatttttattaaaaaggcTTTTAAACATATCCGCTCCTTTCACACGTTTTTTCAATGCAGACTTTTTTTCTTCAAGCTTCTTGTACATATCCCTCTCTCCTGGCAGCAGAGCCTCCTTATTGGCAATCTTTCTTACTATCTCAGCTACTTCCCTCACTTGCCTCAGAGATGTTATCCTTTCTTGGTACCCAGGCTTTAGTTCCTGTTGTTCTGACTTGATCAGCAGGTCAATGTATTTCGGAGTGGACAGCGGGTTGGGTTTCAAAGCAATTGCTTGCAGACGCTGGAGGCTGCGAGATGATTTATCAATAAGCTCCATTAATATCTCCTCCACTGCAGCGTATTCCTGAGACAGCGTCTCAACCACATTCTGTGTCGATAACACCTCACCAGATGCCTTCTCATACTTTTCTTTCAGTTGTGCATAGGTCTGTTTCTCTTTTTCTACTTTATATTCCCACCTGTACTTTTGATTGAAATGAACATTCCAGAAACATTTACCAGGGCAAACTCTGCAATATCCTGTAATCCTATTGATAGCCGCACACCCGCGCTTATCATTGTCATtagggattatacagggatagtGACACGTATAGTGACACTGCTGGCAGTTTGTTATGTAGTTACCTGTACCAGAGATGGGCTCCTGCACTGGCACTGTTTTCTCTACCTCATACTCAAAGTCTTTATTGGCCTTCATATCATCCTTATGCTGTTCCAGAGCTCGCTGAGTCTGTCTTAGCTCCTCTAGCTTCACCAGACCAGCTTTGATTTGTGGCTGCAGCCCTTCCACCGCTGTCTCCAGCTCCTTCCGCTCTCTGAGAACTTCCTGCGTTAATGTTAAACTTCTGGTTTCTAATTTACCTAAGGATTCAAAAAATGTCTTCATGCTCATGGCTCCCATTTTCCAGAACATGTCATCAAAATTAAAACTGCCCTTGTCAGTTCCAGCATTGCTGGCAAAGAGTGCAGAGTTATTGAATTTGAAATGAACAGGGTTGCCCTTAGCATCTTTAGCACAAGGGACATCAGCTGCATTAATGGCCTCTAGAACAGGGGGCGTCTGTCCGTCTGCGAAGGTGATCAGGATTTGTATATTGTCTTTTATATCCTTCCCAAAGATAGAGAGAACAGAGTCAAACACGTACTTCTGGGGATGTGTCAAACGAGCGAGTGAGGCCTGAACTACGACGCAGACGGCGTCTATGTGATCAATGGCCCCTCGGGTGGAGAAAAACTCTCGAATCTGCCTTGTTATCTCTTTGTCATGATCTATCCCTCTGGTGTCGCCAAATCCTGGGGTGTCTATTATAGTCAGGGAGTAGGGGACTTGGAAACCCTTTTTGTAATGAACTTCATAGGCTGTCACTTCAGATGTCTGGCTCTCAGCTTGGCCTCTGTTTGTGGTCTCATGGATTAGTTTGAATCTGAATTCATCTTTCCATTGCACACCCAGGACATAGTTGATCATCCCATTGATGAGTGTAGTTTTCCCAGAGCCAGTTGCTCCCAGCACCATAATGACTTTGTTAGGGATCTGCAGGTTCTCTTTTCCCAGTCTGTACTTTGGATGTGTTGCGTTAGAACTGAACGTCACCTTCTCTATTGGAAGGGCATAAACTGAGGGCTGCCCTTTTTCTATCAGAGTGCTCTTCTTGAAGAAATCTTGTGCTAGTGTCCTTAATTCTTCTCCTGATGTTGAAATTGATGCCTCCTCACCTGGGTGACTCACAGTCCCGTCCGCACACACAGCCGACACCCGGAATCTGTAGGGCGTCCGAGGACTCAGTCCATCAATGGTACAGACCTCTGTTCTCTTGCCTGTCCTTCGTTCCAGCCATTTCTCTTTCCCCTCATGTCTTTCACCTTCAGCTTCCTCTTTATATTCCACCTGATACTCCCTTATAGTGACTCCATCTCCAATAACACTTGGACTCTCCCAGGAGAGGGTGATGGCAGATGAATCTACAGTAGTTGCTATGGGCTTCCCAggagggctggaagggagagTCTTCACAGGATCACTCACGTCACTGCTCTCACTGAGCCCTGGTTTGCTCACTGCAGCGTATCGGAACTGGTACTCGATGTTTGCACGGAGCCCTGTCACTGTGAATGTCACTTGTGTGTTATTTACATTCACAGCCGTCCAGTTCTCCTGCCCTACAATTCTGTACTCTGCCCGATAGCCAGATATCGCAGCCCTGCCATAGGCTTCTGGGTTAAATGTGAGCTGCACACGGTCATGTCTGATTCCACCAATCAGGGCAGGGAGAGGCTTTGATGGCGGTCCAAAGTTGGTGCTGACCAGCTCTCCATCCTCATACAGGTAAATGGAAGTGCCTGGATTGTCCTTGTCTGGAAGAGAGGCCACAATGAACCGAGTCGTCCCGTTAGATTTGTTGACACTGACAAAATGTGAAAGGGACTTTGCAGATTTTCGAGATTTTGTATTAATTTCTTTTTCCTTAAACCACACTTTGGATTTTGGTTTTTCAGCAACAGAACTGGCTGATGCAGGATCATGAGTTTCCCTTATAAATTGGGTCTGAAGCCATTGTTTTAAATCTGATAAATACGGCTCCTCTTCATGCAGTGAGGTGAATGTAAAGGAGACGATGAAGTTAAGCTCAGGGCTGAGTACTATTTCATCTAGTTCACTCTGAGAGGACACCACCTCTACATTGCTTAGGATCCTAAGGTAGGAATTTACATAATTCATCTCTTTCTCCTTTGTATCCAGAAATTCACTGAGGCTCTGGATATTGAATGGTGACTGGTTTTTACATGACAAAATATCCACCAGAGCCCCTTCCTCTTTTCCACCTCCACGGATAGACGGCAAGAGGCTTGCTAGCTGTTTCTGGAAAGTCTGTCTGTGTTGCTTACACAGATCTCTGAATTGCTGGATTTTCAGCTTGATTTCAGGAAAGCTTGTGGCGATCGGATTCTTCGCCATGTCATTGCATCGCATGTTTAGTTCTGCCAGTTCCTCCATAGCAGTCTGAGCATCAGAAATCAGTGATAAGCTGATCTCACGCACCAGCTGAGCAGCTCTGGAATCCAGCTTGGTCAGCGGGTACAGCCAGACTCTCATTGGTACGGCCTTCTCCCCGCTGTCACCCAGCAGCTTTGGGAGAGTGGAATAAATTTTCATGGCATCTTGGAAATTAGTTGGATTTCTCTCAAGAGCAAAATCACCATGGAACTTGCAGTTAAATTTTTcagcatttaatttttccttttcatCCATTTTGACAGCTCCTTCCCCTTCTATGGAAAACAGGGGTATCTTTTTCATCACAATCTGGAGCGTTCCCTCTATGTCACGTACATTCTCAGAAGAAGAAACTTCCCGATCAAACACAAAGAAAGCCTGAGCCCCGTACAGCACAGCTGTGACCACGTGGGTGGCCGTGCCTTGATCAAATACAGCACGATAAGAGACATTCTCTGGTCCTAAATGGCTCATAGTTAGGTGCTCAAACTTTGTTGTGGCAGAGTACTGGAGAGTAACTCTGGCCTGTTGTTTGGATTTTCTGGTGTCATTTAAGAATTTGGCAGATCCACTTACTTCAACCAGCCCCCCCAGGAAACTGGCCTTCAGCGAGGCTGTGACATTGAGGGCATTGGCCTTGTCTTCAATGGTGTCGGATGCGATGATCTCAAATTCAGTCCTGGGTTGTGGTTTTGTGTTTACATCCATGCGAAGCTGTTCCAGGCGCCACAGCGTGATCCCTGGAATAGTAGAGACAAACACATGGTAACGTAACTGATAGGTGCCTAGGACACAGAGTCTGTCCATGGTTTATTTGTGTCTCTTTTCTGAGATTGAAAAATAACGAGTGAAGGACATCAAGTAAACAGACCTGGTAACGTACAAACGTGCCAAGTCAAGGCTGAACTACGCCCCTAACAACCTTCCCTTGCCCCCGGCTTcctacagaactttggaagacgtgatcttttctgattttttattttttaaataaatccctcTCCAGAGTGACTGAGTACACTCCCCTTCAGGAGTACACTGTTCCAAGTAGCAAGTGCTATAGCTATGACTGAAATCTCACTTCCATTACAAACATCTGGTTTCTTTGATTTAAGAAGCTAGGAACTGCCATGCTTGACTTGATccatgatccatctagcccagtattctgtctctgagAGTAGCCAGCACCAGATCCTGCATGTCCCTGCTGAAAACAGCCAGGCAGGGGGAACCAGCTGGTGTGAGAGGCGTCTGTCTGGGGAGTCCCTCAGGTAGCAGGTAAGAGCTGAGGGAGGAGGTGGCTCAGTTATGAAGCATCCAGGAGCGTGAGGACTTCATCATCAGGATGCACATGGAGACATCCGGGATGGAGGACATTAGCTGACTAGGGATGACTACGGAGGCACCAGAAGAGGAAGGAGACCCGGCAGCTCTGCAGAAAGGAGACTGGCTGCTGGCCATCTTAGACAGTAGGCtgtgctccactccccaccctgctcctgtATCCATCAAGGTCAAGAACTGGCACACTGTACTGGCCacaggaggagaggagcagaccCCAATGACTGAGGAAGAGGAGCCACCTGCTcccaaggctgggaggctcacagcCCCCACACCCACCAGGAGGGGACATAGGGTGCTGGtggtctgggctccctgctgtgaGGGATGGGAGCCTCCATCTGCTGACCTGACGTCCCAGGAGGTGTGCTGCCTGCCTAGAGCCCACATCCCAGGTGTTATGGAAAGGTTGCCAAGGCTCGTCCATCCATCTGGCCACTGCCGCACACTGTGCATCTACGTGGGCACTAACGATACTGCCAGTCTGACCCTGCGCAGTGACTCCTGGGCTCGGAGTGAGGGTGAAGGAGTCACGGTCCCATGttgtgttcttgtccatcctcctgGTTGAGGTTAAAGGCCCAGGCAGGAATGTGCGCATCCTGGAGATGATGCACGGCTGTGCGGGTGGTGTCAAATGGCGGAGTTTGCCTTCTTAAGTCATGGGATGCTGCTTCAGGAAGAAAATCTGCTGGGAAGAGACGGGGTACACCTGAccaagaaggggggggggaagcatctTCAAGCAGGTGACAAAAGATCACAGGTAGGTATAAAAAAAGTGACCTTCACAGTGGGCGAGATGTTTCTATGGGGAGGTAGAATAGAAAATTTACAGTCGGGTCATAGCAGCAACAAGCAGGATAACAGAGGGGGAATCTGCTCAATATCTTGTCTATAGACAAATGCCAGGTGTATGGGGAATAGACGGGAAGAACTGGAAGTCTTATTACATAAGCTAATTTAGTGTTTATTTGGCATCACTGAGATTTGGTTGGATAAATCTCATGACTAGAATATTGGTGCATGGCGTGTTCAGAATGGAAAGGCAGCAAAAAAGGGAGGAGGAGTTGCACTATACATCAAGAGAATATACACGTGTGCTGTGGTCTAGAAGGAGGTAAGAGGCCGACCCAGTTGACATTCTGTGGGTAAACATAAAAGTGGGCAggggaaaacaggggtgatgTTATCGTAGGGGTCTTCTATAGACCATCAAATCAGGCATTTCTAgagcaaataacagaaatatccatgccgcaagacctggtagtaacaggggacttcaactacccagacatctgttgcaAAAGTAATACCACAAAACACAAAGtgtccagtaagttcttggaatgtgttggggacaacaacttgtttcagaaggtggaggaagtaacaagggggcagccattttagacttgattctgactaaaAAAAAGGAATTGGTCACAAATGTGAAGGTaaaaggcaatttgggtgaaagtgtccataaaatgatagattttattatttgaaggaaaggaaagagtgagaggaggagaataagacaatggacttcaaaaaaaatcagacttcatcaaactcagagaactggtaagtAAGGTCCCCTGGGAAGAACATCTAAGGAAAAAGAGGAGTTCAGGAgatctggcagtttctcaaagagacaatattaaaggcacaactgcaaactatcctgataTGAAGGGAAGATAAGAAAAATAGCAGGACGATATGGCTTCATCAGGAGCTCTTcagtgacctgaaaatcaaaaagaaaccCTACAAAAAGTGGGAACGTGAATGAACTGCGAACAGCACAAGCAGACAGGGACTAAATTATAAAGGCTAAGGCATAAAATGAGTTACATCTAGTGAGGGACATAAACGGCCATAAGAAgagggttttaaaaaatatattaggagcaaaaGAAAGACGATGAAAAGTGTAGGTCCACTATTTCGTGGGGAAGGAAAGCTAATGACGTCAAGAACacagaggtgtttaatgcctgttttgcttcaatcttcattaaaaaggtaaattgtgaccagatgcttaatACAATTAGTATTAATAttaagggggaaggaacacaagacAGAATAGCAAATGAACAGCTTAAAGAATATTTACataattagatgtattcaa
This genomic interval carries:
- the LOC123363305 gene encoding uncharacterized protein LOC123363305, producing the protein MAGSADTIEMPALGRPFQLGMLYDCRSDSLIPGITLWRLEQLRMDVNTKPQPRTEFEIIASDTIEDKANALNVTASLKASFLGGLVEVSGSAKFLNDTRKSKQQARVTLQYSATTKFEHLTMSHLGPENVSYRAVFDQGTATHVVTAVLYGAQAFFVFDREVSSSENVRDIEGTLQIVMKKIPLFSIEGEGAVKMDEKEKLNAEKFNCKFHGDFALERNPTNFQDAMKIYSTLPKLLGDSGEKAVPMRVWLYPLTKLDSRAAQLVREISLSLISDAQTAMEELAELNMRCNDMAKNPIATSFPEIKLKIQQFRDLCKQHRQTFQKQLASLLPSIRGGGKEEGALVDILSCKNQSPFNIQSLSEFLDTKEKEMNYVNSYLRILSNVEVVSSQSELDEIVLSPELNFIVSFTFTSLHEEEPYLSDLKQWLQTQFIRETHDPASASSVAEKPKSKVWFKEKEINTKSRKSAKSLSHFVSVNKSNGTTRFIVASLPDKDNPGTSIYLYEDGELVSTNFGPPSKPLPALIGGIRHDRVQLTFNPEAYGRAAISGYRAEYRIVGQENWTAVNVNNTQVTFTVTGLRANIEYQFRYAAVSKPGLSESSDVSDPVKTLPSSPPGKPIATTVDSSAITLSWESPSVIGDGVTIREYQVEYKEEAEGERHEGKEKWLERRTGKRTEVCTIDGLSPRTPYRFRVSAVCADGTVSHPGEEASISTSGEELRTLAQDFFKKSTLIEKGQPSVYALPIEKVTFSSNATHPKYRLGKENLQIPNKVIMVLGATGSGKTTLINGMINYVLGVQWKDEFRFKLIHETTNRGQAESQTSEVTAYEVHYKKGFQVPYSLTIIDTPGFGDTRGIDHDKEITRQIREFFSTRGAIDHIDAVCVVVQASLARLTHPQKYVFDSVLSIFGKDIKDNIQILITFADGQTPPVLEAINAADVPCAKDAKGNPVHFKFNNSALFASNAGTDKGSFNFDDMFWKMGAMSMKTFFESLGKLETRSLTLTQEVLRERKELETAVEGLQPQIKAGLVKLEELRQTQRALEQHKDDMKANKDFEYEVEKTVPVQEPISGTGNYITNCQQCHYTCHYPCIIPNDNDKRGCAAINRITGYCRVCPGKCFWNVHFNQKYRWEYKVEKEKQTYAQLKEKYEKASGEVLSTQNVVETLSQEYAAVEEILMELIDKSSRSLQRLQAIALKPNPLSTPKYIDLLIKSEQQELKPGYQERITSLRQVREVAEIVRKIANKEALLPGERDMYKKLEEKKSALKKRVKGADMFKSLFNKN